Below is a genomic region from Patagioenas fasciata isolate bPatFas1 chromosome 14, bPatFas1.hap1, whole genome shotgun sequence.
AAGGATAAGGAGGTGCAAGTGAAACATCAGACTCACTTGTTACTCCAAAAGCACTCTGGAGATAAAAGAGAATGTGCAATAACAAGATCCATAAACCTATCTAGAACAAGGAGAATTGCTTTTAATGTTGTTTACAGCCACTCAGCATCACTTCTCTTATCTCTGCCCTAAAACTTAGCCAGGGCCATGTCAGACACAAGACACTAGGAAGCTTGAAGATGTGTCCCATCTTAGAGAGAGCAGTGTCATCAGCCTAGCTAGAATACTGCAGGATGTGAAACCATTCTGCTTAGTGTTCCTGGCAGGGGCTCAGCCTCTTCAGTATCAGCTCAGTGCGAGGAGAAGGGTTAGCCAAGGCCAGCCAACATCCCAGGATGCAGCTCTAGTTGATGTGGTAGCAAATAACCAGAAACACCCCAGTTATTTTTCCTGCTATGGCTTAGGCTTCTTAATAGAAAGATGCTAAAGCCCAGCATGTGGTCAGAAAATACCACCCCCCAAGCAGCTCTGCGTACTCTTCACCaccaacaacacaacaaaccacctCAAAGCAGACATACAAACATCTTCAGGGACCGCCATCCTTTCTCTTATCCTACTCTGAAGTTGAGacaccccccccaaacctccctcatTCAATAATCTAGTCTACCAGAGCTCTCCTAAGCCAGTAAATCTCAAAAACCTGAAGAACAAGAGAGAAACAAGGTTTCTGAAGAAGCCCAGCCAACCCTCAAGCCTCGTGCCCCATCTTTATGAGCCTTCCCACCTTCCACTGCCACTTTGTGCTGATCCTCAGCCTGGGACGGGCAGGTGCTGGCAGCAGTTGGGGATCCACACCAGGTACAAACCATCCACCACTTTCTCCTTAACCCTTTCTGGCATCTCACGCCTTACAATGGCCTCAGCCCTCCTCCCACCTCGGGCTTCATCCTCACCCAGAGGCACAGGTCCAGCCACAGCCCCACTGCATCTCCTCACAAGGACTGGCGGCATTTTAGTATCAGAAGAATGGGAAGAGAAACACAACCGTGAGAAGTGGGGCCGCATTTCAGCAAGAAAATTCTCCTAAAAATTAAATCATCATCCCTAAAAGGCTACTAAAAGCAGTTTGGCCAGTAGGAAGAACAGGCCAGAGTGTCTGAACACCCGCATCCCATGGCTGACGCCAATTCATGTCGGTGCAAACAGAAGCCACCAGCTCCCAAACTCCCGGTGTGCTGAAACCTTGCTGCCCTGCCCGGGCTTCTCTGCAGCTCACCCCGGTGAGCCCACGGGTGGCTTTGCAAAACCTGAAACCCCGTCTTGGCTGGAGCTGCGGGGTGAGAGATGAAGGCGGCCGGCGTGGTTCCGCCCGTGTGAGGTTACCGAGAGGGGCCGTGGTGCGCCCCGCCGCTGCCCTGGTGTGCGGGAAGGGGCAGGCCCGGttccccggggctggggccggtGCGGGGCCGCCGGGCTCTCCGCGGCCCCGGGGGCGCTGTGCGGGGCCGGCGCTCAGGAGCCGGGTGCGTCCCGCCCCTTCCTCCGCGCCGCGCCGAGAGCCGGGAGCCGCCGCCACGCTCCGCCATGCCGGTGAGTGCCGGGCCGGAGGGgcgcgggcgggggcggcccATCGCGGCCATCGGCCGGCCCTGGACAGCGCCTGGGCCCGGCTGGGTCGGCCATCGCGGCAGGCCGGGGACGGGGAGAGGTGTGTGTGGGGCCGGGGGAGGCGGTGGGGCAGGAGGGCGCTGCCCGTACCGGGAGCAGACGGCGGAGGCCCCCCAGCCAGCGGGGCTTGGGCGCACAGGACGGCCCGGGATGCGGGACCCTGCGCTGGGACCCCTCCGGCCCCATGCTGCGGCCGCCTTCCCGCACACCAGCCCCCAGAGCACGCAGGGCATTtgtgaaataaaaatcagaaaaggtATAATTATTCTGGAAAATCCTATGGGCAACAAGCCGCTCCCAAACTCCAGGGTGAATTGTGCCAGTGAGGCTTTCACTGGGCAGGGGGGGCAAAGGTcgttctgaaaaaaataatcggCTGCAAGTAGCAAACAAGTAAATAAACAaacatcttttcttttttaaggaaaGTAAAAAGCATGTGCAAGAAAAGGAAATTAGGATCCATCTGGTGCTAAAGGTTAAACGCGATGCTTAGTGTTACAGGCAAGCACATGATGTTGACCCGGTATCTCTCACAAGTATGAAGAGAACACCGAGGCCCCAGTGGAGGGATGGAATGAAAAAAACAGCACTAATGTtccttaattttttgttttgttgctattTTTATGAGTGTATTATGTTGGGAACTAGAGGCTTTGTAGACACACGAAGAACAGGATGGGCAAGCACCAGAAACCTTGCAGACTAAGTCAGAATGGAGGCaagtggagggagtccagcagagtcCAACCACCCGCGCTGACAGTggtcctgctctgagcaggggccAGGCAGTCCCCAAAGACCCCTGGGGTTATGCTGTGAGGGACAGCACAAGGGCACCATAGGGAGCAGCACTAAGAGCTCTTGGTTTTGCTGAGGATCCTGTAGTGGCATGTATGGACCTTTTGGTTGGGGAGGATTTAAACCCACTTCAAGGAAAAAGTGTGGAGGATGAGTGCTCATGGTATGTTGCTAGCTGTACCTTCCCTGACTCCTTGTCTGCTTCTTTTCAGAAACACGAGTTCTTTGTGGACATGACCTGTGAAGGCTGCTCCAATGCCGTCACCCGCGTCCTGCACAAGCTGGGAGGTGAGTCAGTGCTGGGTGTGTGACAACCAGCAACACCAGCTCCAGGGAGGACGTCACCGCCCTGGGGTCCTCTGTCTTGCGAGGGTAATGCTGTGGATGAAAGCTGAAAGCGGCTGGTTGGAAACCTCTGCTCCTCACTCTGGTCCAAGCCTACCACTTAGTCAGCAACGAGTCTCTGGTTGTTAGCAGGACTCTTGTGACCCTTGGAGGAATGTCAAGAGAGAGAGGAGCTGCCATGGCTGCAGGTATCTCTGACCCAGCAGGGCCTCATCCTGAACCCTCTGGAAACGACACTTAAGCCCCACTCAGGGAGGTAGATGTCCTGCCGAGTGGTGTTCCCAAGGAGGCCTGGGGTATCTGTGGTGCTTCCCTAGATGTGTCATCGGCAGTCACAGTGaagagctgctgagcagagcACTGGGTGGTTGCCTACATAGCCTGTTTTTAATACTGCCTGGAAAATTCTAACCTATGCCTCCTTTACACTGGCATTGCCAAGAAAGAAGGATGTAGCCTGCACTCACCAGTTGTGAGACCTGTCATCCTGCTCCTCTGTCCTCACCACATGAGAAGAGCTTTCAGTCATCAAGGTGAAGGTCTTGCAACTTCTTCCACACCCCACACCACATCAGGCTGTGGTGATCCTactttttctgtgtgtggttgTCAGCACCTCCATCACTCTTCAACACACTGGCCGATATCAGCCTCATGTGATGATGTGGCAGAGCTCTCAAAGCTGATACATACCTATGAGTTTTCTGAAAATATGTGGCTGGATAGACACTTCATGTCCAGTTCCTTTCACTGGGCTGAGAGTGGCTCATCCTTATTAACTACTGGGAAATCCACATGGGAAATGcctttttcctcctgctgttAGCTGATATCACCACTGAGGAAACCTGTCCTGACCCTGTCCTAACCCCCGCACTAACTCCCTCATTAGTCCCTATCCATGCTAAACCACAGCACACGCTGAGCTAGTTGGAGCTTATAGTGGTTGGTTTAAACCCAACTCATTCTGGTTATTGCATGAGTGATTGTGTTGATCCAAGGTGGTGTGAGCAAACAAAAGCAGTTGAGAAGCTGTGGTGCCTGGTGCAGCTCTATAGATCTGGCTTCCTGCACACCACTGCTGGCAGGACGCCAGTTTGGTTGTGCTGGCTGGTGGTGGCATCAGACTCTGCTGGCAGCAGGCACACACAAATTTGTCTGGTGGCCTTGGGAGCACAAATGTATGAAGGTGAGCTTCCCATGTGCTCACACCACTTGGCTGCTTCTAGCTGTGCCAAATTATTTCACTTTCCTTTGTAGGTGTCCAGTTTGATATTGACCTGCCCAACAAGAAGGTGTGCATTGACTCAGAGCACAACGTTGACACCTTATTGGAAACCCTAAAGAAGACTGGAAAGAACGCTTCCTACCTTGGGGAGAAGTCTGTGCAGTAGCCTTGCCTGTTGTGAGGCGGCTAGGTATATACCAGGTGTATGAAATGCTGAAGAGAGAGATCTGAGCTTTTTCCAGCTCTCCCAGTAAAACAGGCTGCTTCCTGGGAAGCACAAAGTAGGAAAGACCTGCAGGTCCAGCTTCATTGAAGCCTTCATATTGGTGAAGCAGCAGGACCACGTACAGCACAGTTTCTGTGTGGGACCCCTTAGCTACTCTG
It encodes:
- the ATOX1 gene encoding copper transport protein ATOX1 produces the protein MPKHEFFVDMTCEGCSNAVTRVLHKLGGVQFDIDLPNKKVCIDSEHNVDTLLETLKKTGKNASYLGEKSVQ